From a region of the Mercurialis annua linkage group LG1-X, ddMerAnnu1.2, whole genome shotgun sequence genome:
- the LOC126665176 gene encoding protein MITOFERRINLIKE 1, chloroplastic-like: MESNLCASLGLPAPDPHSIVQTDFTNLFNHFNNAQNPRKRTIIKTLPFASNSLSESAPKWIKPASRNTPKVQTLMKNLSVFERALIGAGGGAIAGAFTYVCLHPLDTIKTKMQTKGASQIYSSTVDAIVKTFQQKGILGFYSGVSAVIVGSTASSALYFGTCEFGKSILSKFENYPSLLIPPTAGAMGNIVSSAIMVPKELITQRMQAGAQGRSWQVLLKILEKDGVLGLYAGYSATLLRNLPAGVLSYSSFEYLKAAVMAKTDKNYLQPIESMCCGALAGAISASITTPLDVVKTRLMTQVNKEVLDKVSAAMYTGVSSTVKQILKEEGWVGFTRGMGPRVIHSACFSALGYFAFETARLTLLHQYLKQKELRELEVASS, translated from the coding sequence ATGGAGTCTAATCTGTGTGCATCATTAGGTCTTCCAGCACCAGATCCACATTCTATTGTACAAACTGACTTTACCAATCTCTTCAATCACTTTAACAACGCTCAAAACCCCCGCAAAAGAACCATCATCAAAACCCTTCCATTTGCTTCAAATTCTCTATCTGAATCCGCACCCAAATGGATCAAACCCGCTTCCAGAAACACCCCAAAGGTTCAAACCCTAATGAAAAACCTCTCCGTTTTCGAGAGAGCACTCATCGGCGCCGGAGGCGGTGCCATAGCCGGCGCATTTACGTACGTCTGTTTACACCCGCTTGACACTATCAAGACAAAGATGCAGACAAAAGGGGCTTCTCAGATTTACAGCAGTACAGTCGATGCCATTGTTAAAACATTTCAACAAAAGGGTATTTTAGGGTTTTACAGTGGCGTATCAGCTGTGATCGTTGGTTCCACGGCTTCTTCAGCTTTGTATTTTGGTACTTGTGAATTTGGGAAGtctattttatccaaatttgAAAACTACCCGTCTTTGCTTATTCCTCCTACTGCTGGTGCCATGGGTAACATTGTGTCATCAGCTATTATGGTGCCTAAAGAATTGATCACTCAAAGAATGCAGGCTGGCGCTCAAGGAAGATCATGGCAAGTTTTGCTGAAAATCTTGGAAAAAGATGGTGTTTTGGGTCTTTATGCTGGTTATTCTGCTACTTTGTTGAGAAATTTACCTGCTGGTGTGCTCAGTTATTCTTCATTTGAGTATCTGAAAGCTGCTGTTATGGCCAAGACTGATAAGAATTATTTGCAGCCAATTGAGAGTATGTGTTGTGGTGCGTTGGCCGGGGCGATTTCGGCTTCTATAACTACGCCACTTGATGTGGTTAAAACTAGATTGATGACACAGGTGAATAAGGAGGTTTTGGATAAGGTATCAGCTGCGATGTATACTGGGGTTTCGTCAACTGTGAAGCAGATTTTGAAGGAGGAGGGTTGGGTTGGGTTTACTAGAGGAATGGGACCTAGAGTGATTCATAGTGCTTGTTTTTCTGCATTGGGTTACTTTGCTTTTGAGACTGCTAGGCTTACTCTTTTGCATCAGTATTTGAAGCAGAAGGAGTTGCGCGAATTGGAAGTTGCTTCTTCTTGA
- the LOC126664907 gene encoding L-type lectin-domain containing receptor kinase VII.1 isoform X2, with the protein MKNLKNPYFFVVFIVISCFQEPIFATEFVFNGFNSTNLLNYGYATIESKILSLTNNTPFIIGRSLYQSRIQTKDPNSSHVLPFSTSFIFSMAPYKNVLPGHGLVFIFTPNTGIQGTTAAQNLGLFNRTNDGHPSNHVFGVEFDVFANQEFNDMNDNHVGVNVNSLTSRFAADAGYWVDGDLSFKKLKLNNGENYQVWIDYKDSLINITMAPAGLRRPRKPLLNVSVDLTDVFVENMYVGFTSATGRLVQSHKILGWSFSNTNSSIGERLIAVGLPSFVLPKASVFESKGFIAGVTVGSFVCVVLIVLIILFFVRRKMKRDREKADMEEWELEYWPHRITYQEIETATKGFSEENVIGIGGNGKVYKGVLPGGSEVAVKRISHENDGMREFLAEISSLGRLKHRNLVGLRGWCKRDKGNFMLVYDYLENGSLDKRLFDCDETKTLNYQERLRILKDVASGVLYLHEGWESKVLHRDIKSSNVLLDKDMTAKLGDFGLARMHSHGQVASTTRVVGTVGYLAPEVVRTGRASAQTDVFGFGVLILEVMCGRRPIEEGKQPLVEFIWQKMMQEQLLTVLDPRLNGELELDKEEVERVLHLGLLCAYPDASVRPTMRQVVKILEDCLGYSSHPTFEALRQTQSSSAISLSWSDNSGIVEDFRRSTRLARRMEMLGQMRFKTM; encoded by the exons ATGAAAAATCTCAAGAACCCATATTTTTTCGTAGTTTTTATTGTAATTTCTTGTTTTCAAGAACCCATTTTCGCCACAGAATTTGTTTTTAATGGGTTCAATTCAACTAATCTCCTTAACTACGGATACGCAACAATCGAGTCTAAAATTCTTTCACTTACTAACAACACTCCGTTCATCATCGGCCGTTCTTTATACCAATCAAGAATCCAAACCAAAGATCCAAACTCCTCCCATGTCTTACCTTTTTCAACTTCTTTCATATTCTCTATGGCCCCGTACAAGAATGTTCTCCCGGGCCACGGCTTAGTCTTCATTTTCACACCTAACACCGGCATACAAGGCACAACCGCCGCTCAGAATTTAGGCTTATTTAACCGGACAAACGACGGCCATCCGAGTAACCATGTGTTCGGAGTCGAGTTTGATGTTTTTGCTAACCAAGAATTCAATGATATGAATGATAATCATGTGGGGGTTAATGTGAATTCTTTGACTTCAAGATTTGCAGCTGATGCAGGCTATTGGGTTGATGGTGACTTGAGTTTCAAGAAACTGAAGCTGAATAACGGTGAGAATTATCAGGTTTGGATTGATTATAAAGATTCTTTGATTAATATAACCATGGCTCCGGCCGGTTTGAGAAGGCCTCGTAAGCCTTTGTTGAATGTTTCTGTTGATCTTACTGATGTTTTTGTGGAGAATATGTATGTGGGGTTTACTTCAGCAACTGGGAGGCTTGTTCAAAGTCATAAGATTTTAGGTTGGAGTTTTAGTAATACAAATTCTTCAATTGGTGAGAGGTTAATTGCAGTTGGCTTACCATCGTTTGTTCTTCCAAAAGCTTCTGTTTTTGAGTCTAAAGGGTTTATTGCAGGGGTTACAGTTGGGAGTTTTGTCTGTGTTGTGTTGATTGTTTTGATTATATTGTTTTTTGTTAGAAGGAAGATGAAGAGGGATAGAGAAAAAGCTGACATGGAGGAGTGGGAGTTGGAGTATTGGCCACATAGGATTACATATCAGGAGATTGAGACAGCAACTAAGGGATTTAGTGAAGAGAATGTGATTGGAATTGGAGGAAATGGTAAGGTTTATAAGGGTGTTTTGCCTGGTGGAAGTGAGGTGGCAGTGAAGAGAATTTCTCATGAGAATGATGGAATGAGAGAGTTTCTTGCAGAGATTTCAAGTCTTGGAAGATTGAAGCACAGGAATTTAGTCGGATTGAGAGGTTGGTGTAAGAGAGACAAAGGAAATTTCATGTTAGTTTATGATTATTTAGAGAATGGAAGTTTAGATAAAAGGTTATTTGATTGTGATGAAACTAAAACCTTAAATTATCAAGAAAGATTGAGAATTTTGAAGGATGTAGCTTCAGGAGTGTTGTATCTACATGAGGGATGGGAATCTAAAGTGCTGCACAGAGACATTAAGTCCAGCAATGTGTTACTCGACAAGGATATGACCGCGAAATTAGGCGATTTCGGGTTAGCTAGAATGCATAGCCATGGTCAGGTGGCTAGCACCACAAGGGTGGTTGGAACCGTAGGGTACTTAGCGCCTGAGGTGGTCCGAACTGGCAGAGCATCGGCGCAAACGGACGTGTTCGGATTCGGAGTCTTGATTTTAGAAGTAATGTGTGGGAGGAGACCTATAGAAGAAGGAAAACAGCCTTTGGTTGAGTTTATATGGCAGAAAATGATGCAAGAGCAATTACTGACAGTTCTTGATCCGCGGTTAAACGGAGAATTAGAGCTTGATAAGGAAGAAGTAGAGAGAGTGTTACATTTAGGACTATTATGTGCATATCCTGATGCTAGTGTGAGACCAACAATGAGACAAGTTGTGAAGATTTTGGAAG ATTGTTTAGGATATTCATCACATCCAACATTTGAAGCTCTCAGACAAACACAATCATCATCAGCAATCTCACTTTCTTGGAGTGATAATAGTGGTATAGTTGAGG ATTTTCGGAGATCGACACGGTTAGCGAGACGGATGGAGATGTTGGGACAAATGAGATTCAAGACAATGTAA
- the LOC126662810 gene encoding uncharacterized protein LOC126662810, translated as MEEESGSWIRRAKYSHTVCHRFDSSRLGSFHVQGERDSGLKSRPGMSISDQKFDSFTHQKSASFANHKPSVAADSQIQLHHPMANKQQSLSPSPQMNLSDTFKEARSERKRFSTPHPRRKDQDKKTRAMQTKSSKRHTSPLRYLTSMKGNDKSWTKYFDHAGGKVNAVEAADEFSVDMSQLFLGLRFAHGEHSRLYHGVCKDEPVAVKIIRAPDDDDNVTLAVRLKNQYDRVVTLLSRLLHPNVIKFVARRRQFIVL; from the exons ATGGAGGAGGAGAGTGGTTCTTGGATTAGGAGAGCAAAGTATTCACATACAGTTTGCCATCGTTTTGATTCTTCAAGATTGGGATCTTTTCATGTTCAGGGAGAGAGGGATTCAGGTTTGAAATCCAGGCCTGGAATGTCAATTTCTGATCAGAAATTTGATTCCTTTACCCATCAGAAGTCCGCTTCATTTGCCAACCATAAACCCTCTGTTGCTGCTGATTCTCAGATTCAGCTACATCATCCTATGGCTAATAAACAGCAATCTTTATCTCCTTCGCCGCAGATGAACCTGTCGGATACTTTTAAGGAAGCGAGGTCTGAGAGGAAGCGGTTTTCAACCCCGCATCCTCGTAGAAAAGATCAAGATAAGAAAACAAGGGCTATGCAAACCAAATCATCGAAACGTCATACAAGTCCACTTCGGTACTTGACTTCAATGAAGGGTAATGATAAGTCTTGGACGAAGTATTTTGACCATGCTGGAGGAAAGGTTAATGCTGTAGAAGCTGCTGATGAATTTAGTGTTGATATGTCCCAGCTGTTTCTTGGTCTTAGATTTGCTCATGGGGAACATAGCAGGCTTTACCATGGTGTATGCAAGGATGAGCCTGTTGCTGTTAAAATTATCCGGGCACCTGATGATGACGATAATGTAACGTTGGCTGTTAGATTAAAGAATCAATATGACAGGGTAGTTACCCTTTTATCTCGACTTCTCCATCCAAATGTTATAAAG TTTGTAGCAAGACGCCGCCAGTTTATTGTGTTATAA
- the LOC126665174 gene encoding serine/threonine/tyrosine-protein kinase HT1-like, with amino-acid sequence MEEESGSWIRRAKYSHTVCHRFDSSRLGSFHVQGERDSGLKSRPGMSISDQKFDSFTHQKSASFANHKPSVAADSQIQLHHPMANKQRSLSPTPQMNLSDTFKEARSERKRFSTPHPRRKDQDKAARSVETKSSKRHTSPLRYLTSMKGNDKSKSKKDSAWTKYFDHAGGKVNAVEAADEFSVDMSQLFLGLRFAHGAHSRLYHGVYKDEPVAVKIIRAPDDDDNVTLAVRLKNQYDREVTLLSRLLHPNVIKFVAACKTPPVYCVITEYLSEGSLRGYLHKLEHKSLPLEKLISIALGIARGMEYIHSKGVIHRDLKPENILIDQEFQMKIADFGIACEEAYCDLLADDPGTYRWMAPEMIKKKSYGKGVDVYSFGLILWEMVAGTIPYEDMNPIQAAFAVVNKNLRPVIPRSCPAAMKALIEQCWSLQPDKRPEFWQIVKVLEQFESSLSCDGTLNLVINTTCQDHKKGLLHWIQKLGPVHHPSSSPMPKPKFT; translated from the exons ATGGAGGAGGAGAGTGGTTCTTGGATTAGGAGAGCAAAGTATTCACATACAGTTTGTCATCGTTTTGATTCTTCAAGATTGGGATCTTTTCATGTTCAGGGAGAGAGGGATTCAGGTTTGAAATCCAGGCCTGGAATGTCAATTTCTGATCAGAAATTTGATTCCTTTACCCATCAGAAGTCTGCTTCATTTGCCAACCATAAACCCTCTGTTGCTGCTGATTCTCAGATTCAGCTACATCATCCTATGGCTAATAAACAGCGATCTTTATCTCCTACGCCGCAGATGAACCTGTCGGATACTTTTAAGGAAGCGAGGTCTGAGAGGAAGCGGTTTTCAACCCCGCATCCTCGTAGAAAGGATCAAGATAAGGCAGCAAGGTCTGTAGAAACCAAATCATCAAAACGTCATACAAGTCCACTTCGGTACTTGACTTCAATGAAGGGTAATGATAAGTCGAAGTCTAAAAAGGACTCGGCTTGGACGAAGTATTTTGACCATGCTGGAGGAAAGGTTAATGCTGTAGAAGCTGCTGATGAATTTAGTGTTGATATGTCCCAGCTGTTTCTTGGTCTTAGATTTGCACATGGAGCACATAGCAGGCTTTACCATGGTGTATACAAGGATGAGCCTGTTGCTGTTAAAATTATCCGGGCACCTGATGATGACGATAATGTAACATTAGCAGTTAGATTAAAGAATCAATATGACAGGGAAGTTACCCTTTTATCTCGACTTCTCCATCCAAATGTTATTAAG TTTGTAGCAGCGTGCAAGACACCGCCAGTTTATTGTGTTATAACAGAATATTTATCTGAAGGTTCCTTGAGAGGATACCTTCATAAGTTGGAGCACAAGTCTCTTCCGCTAGAGAAATTAATCTCAATAGCTCTGGGCATTGCTCGTGGAATGGAATACATTCACTCCAAAGGTGTTATTCATCGAGATCTTAAACCTGAGAATATACTTATTGATCAAGAGTTTCAGATGAAGATTGCTGATTTTGGTATAGCTTGTGAGGAGGCATACTGTGACTTATTGGCTGATGACCCAGGGACGTATAGATGGATGGCGCCTGAGATGATAAAAAAGAAATCTTACGGAAAAGGGGTAGATGTGTACAGCTTTGGGCTAATTTTGTGGGAGATGGTGGCCGGAACAATCCCCTATGAAGATATGAATCCCATACAAGCTGCTTTTGCCGTAGTGAATAAG AATTTGAGACCCGTTATCCCACGAAGTTGCCCTGCTGCAATGAAAGCCTTAATCGAGCAATGCTGGTCCCTGCAACCGGATAAAAGGCCTGAGTTTTGGCAGATTGTGAAGGTATTAGAGCAATTCGAGTCATCACTCAGCTGTGACGGGACGCTGAATTTGGTAATAAACACAACTTGCCAAGATCATAAGAAAGGTCTTCTCCATTGGATTCAAAAGCTTGGTCCTGTTCATCATCCTAGTAGCTCTCCCATGCCTAAACCTAAATTCACATGA
- the LOC126664734 gene encoding uncharacterized protein LOC126664734 has protein sequence MPSARFRLPIYQQNITGRDLQFDDPIEGSFSDMVFGFLDDNGRQPFSPASSSSEDSYHENEEDEEKINEDFEEEKNFWDNQHQLLQATLCRTSSLESSIRNITKETIKEIQMRTTICSCGRSPTTSGCRNCLMTELSGRLHTAGYNSAICKSKWRSSPDIPSGEHKFLDVIDNSNPKKGEIRVIIELNFRGEFELAKASDEYNKLVERLPEIFVGKVERLNGVIKILCSAAKKCMRRKKMHLGPWRKQRYMQAKWLGNCERSFASMPSFSMRYSGRVSKPKASMLTVDLRDMLPNMHCTALEVL, from the exons ATGCCTAGTGCAAGGTTTAGACTTCCAATTTATCAACAGAATATTACAGGTCGTGATCTTCAGTTCGACGACCCGATAGAGGGGAGTTTCTCCGATATGGTTTTCGGGTTTCTTGATGATAATGGCCGGCAACCATTTTCTCCGGCAAGTTCTAGCAGTGAGGATAGTTATCatgaaaatgaagaagatgaagagaaAATTAATGAGGattttgaagaagaaaaaaacttCTGGGACAATCAACACCAGCTTCTTCAA GCAACTCTATGCAGAACAAGTTCATTAGAATCATCAATCAGGAACATCACCAAAGAAAcaataaaagaaattcaaatgagAACCACAATCTGCAGCTGTGGAAGATCACCAACAACAAGCGGCTGCCGGAATTGTCTAATGACAGAACTCTCCGGCCGCCTTCACACTGCCGGATATAACAGCGCCATTTGCAAATCAAAATGGAGAAGCTCTCCCGATATTCCATCAGGAGAACACAAATTCTTGGACGTAATCGACAATTCAAATCCTAAAAAGGGAGAAATCAGAGTCATAATCGAATTAAATTTCCGTGGCGAATTCGAGTTGGCGAAAGCTAGCGACGAATATAATAAATTAGTCGAAAGACTGCCGGAAATATTCGTCGGCAAAGTGGAAAGACTGAACGgtgtaataaaaatattatgttcGGCTGCTAAAAAGTGCATGAGACGAAAGAAAATGCATTTAGGACCGTGGCGAAAACAACGGTACATGCAAGCGAAATGGCTCGGGAACTGTGAACGGAGCTTCGCGTCGATGCCGAGCTTTTCGATGAGATATTCCGGTAGGGTTTCGAAGCCGAAGGCATCGATGTTAACGGTTGATTTGCGAGATATGTTGCCTAATATGCATTGTACAGCTCTTGAGGTTTTATGA
- the LOC126664907 gene encoding L-type lectin-domain containing receptor kinase VII.1 isoform X1: MKNLKNPYFFVVFIVISCFQEPIFATEFVFNGFNSTNLLNYGYATIESKILSLTNNTPFIIGRSLYQSRIQTKDPNSSHVLPFSTSFIFSMAPYKNVLPGHGLVFIFTPNTGIQGTTAAQNLGLFNRTNDGHPSNHVFGVEFDVFANQEFNDMNDNHVGVNVNSLTSRFAADAGYWVDGDLSFKKLKLNNGENYQVWIDYKDSLINITMAPAGLRRPRKPLLNVSVDLTDVFVENMYVGFTSATGRLVQSHKILGWSFSNTNSSIGERLIAVGLPSFVLPKASVFESKGFIAGVTVGSFVCVVLIVLIILFFVRRKMKRDREKADMEEWELEYWPHRITYQEIETATKGFSEENVIGIGGNGKVYKGVLPGGSEVAVKRISHENDGMREFLAEISSLGRLKHRNLVGLRGWCKRDKGNFMLVYDYLENGSLDKRLFDCDETKTLNYQERLRILKDVASGVLYLHEGWESKVLHRDIKSSNVLLDKDMTAKLGDFGLARMHSHGQVASTTRVVGTVGYLAPEVVRTGRASAQTDVFGFGVLILEVMCGRRPIEEGKQPLVEFIWQKMMQEQLLTVLDPRLNGELELDKEEVERVLHLGLLCAYPDASVRPTMRQVVKILEGKNENENNENEDIDAYLLENMNSKEMWLNYSDCLGYSSHPTFEALRQTQSSSAISLSWSDNSGIVEDFRRSTRLARRMEMLGQMRFKTM, from the exons ATGAAAAATCTCAAGAACCCATATTTTTTCGTAGTTTTTATTGTAATTTCTTGTTTTCAAGAACCCATTTTCGCCACAGAATTTGTTTTTAATGGGTTCAATTCAACTAATCTCCTTAACTACGGATACGCAACAATCGAGTCTAAAATTCTTTCACTTACTAACAACACTCCGTTCATCATCGGCCGTTCTTTATACCAATCAAGAATCCAAACCAAAGATCCAAACTCCTCCCATGTCTTACCTTTTTCAACTTCTTTCATATTCTCTATGGCCCCGTACAAGAATGTTCTCCCGGGCCACGGCTTAGTCTTCATTTTCACACCTAACACCGGCATACAAGGCACAACCGCCGCTCAGAATTTAGGCTTATTTAACCGGACAAACGACGGCCATCCGAGTAACCATGTGTTCGGAGTCGAGTTTGATGTTTTTGCTAACCAAGAATTCAATGATATGAATGATAATCATGTGGGGGTTAATGTGAATTCTTTGACTTCAAGATTTGCAGCTGATGCAGGCTATTGGGTTGATGGTGACTTGAGTTTCAAGAAACTGAAGCTGAATAACGGTGAGAATTATCAGGTTTGGATTGATTATAAAGATTCTTTGATTAATATAACCATGGCTCCGGCCGGTTTGAGAAGGCCTCGTAAGCCTTTGTTGAATGTTTCTGTTGATCTTACTGATGTTTTTGTGGAGAATATGTATGTGGGGTTTACTTCAGCAACTGGGAGGCTTGTTCAAAGTCATAAGATTTTAGGTTGGAGTTTTAGTAATACAAATTCTTCAATTGGTGAGAGGTTAATTGCAGTTGGCTTACCATCGTTTGTTCTTCCAAAAGCTTCTGTTTTTGAGTCTAAAGGGTTTATTGCAGGGGTTACAGTTGGGAGTTTTGTCTGTGTTGTGTTGATTGTTTTGATTATATTGTTTTTTGTTAGAAGGAAGATGAAGAGGGATAGAGAAAAAGCTGACATGGAGGAGTGGGAGTTGGAGTATTGGCCACATAGGATTACATATCAGGAGATTGAGACAGCAACTAAGGGATTTAGTGAAGAGAATGTGATTGGAATTGGAGGAAATGGTAAGGTTTATAAGGGTGTTTTGCCTGGTGGAAGTGAGGTGGCAGTGAAGAGAATTTCTCATGAGAATGATGGAATGAGAGAGTTTCTTGCAGAGATTTCAAGTCTTGGAAGATTGAAGCACAGGAATTTAGTCGGATTGAGAGGTTGGTGTAAGAGAGACAAAGGAAATTTCATGTTAGTTTATGATTATTTAGAGAATGGAAGTTTAGATAAAAGGTTATTTGATTGTGATGAAACTAAAACCTTAAATTATCAAGAAAGATTGAGAATTTTGAAGGATGTAGCTTCAGGAGTGTTGTATCTACATGAGGGATGGGAATCTAAAGTGCTGCACAGAGACATTAAGTCCAGCAATGTGTTACTCGACAAGGATATGACCGCGAAATTAGGCGATTTCGGGTTAGCTAGAATGCATAGCCATGGTCAGGTGGCTAGCACCACAAGGGTGGTTGGAACCGTAGGGTACTTAGCGCCTGAGGTGGTCCGAACTGGCAGAGCATCGGCGCAAACGGACGTGTTCGGATTCGGAGTCTTGATTTTAGAAGTAATGTGTGGGAGGAGACCTATAGAAGAAGGAAAACAGCCTTTGGTTGAGTTTATATGGCAGAAAATGATGCAAGAGCAATTACTGACAGTTCTTGATCCGCGGTTAAACGGAGAATTAGAGCTTGATAAGGAAGAAGTAGAGAGAGTGTTACATTTAGGACTATTATGTGCATATCCTGATGCTAGTGTGAGACCAACAATGAGACAAGTTGTGAAGATTTTGGAAGGTAAAAATGAGAATGAAAACAATGAAAATGAAGATATTGATGCTTATTTGCTAGAGAATATGAATTCTAAAGAAATGTGGTTGAATTATTCAGATTGTTTAGGATATTCATCACATCCAACATTTGAAGCTCTCAGACAAACACAATCATCATCAGCAATCTCACTTTCTTGGAGTGATAATAGTGGTATAGTTGAGG ATTTTCGGAGATCGACACGGTTAGCGAGACGGATGGAGATGTTGGGACAAATGAGATTCAAGACAATGTAA
- the LOC126664907 gene encoding L-type lectin-domain containing receptor kinase VII.1 isoform X3, producing MKNLKNPYFFVVFIVISCFQEPIFATEFVFNGFNSTNLLNYGYATIESKILSLTNNTPFIIGRSLYQSRIQTKDPNSSHVLPFSTSFIFSMAPYKNVLPGHGLVFIFTPNTGIQGTTAAQNLGLFNRTNDGHPSNHVFGVEFDVFANQEFNDMNDNHVGVNVNSLTSRFAADAGYWVDGDLSFKKLKLNNGENYQVWIDYKDSLINITMAPAGLRRPRKPLLNVSVDLTDVFVENMYVGFTSATGRLVQSHKILGWSFSNTNSSIGERLIAVGLPSFVLPKASVFESKGFIAGVTVGSFVCVVLIVLIILFFVRRKMKRDREKADMEEWELEYWPHRITYQEIETATKGFSEENVIGIGGNGKVYKGVLPGGSEVAVKRISHENDGMREFLAEISSLGRLKHRNLVGLRGWCKRDKGNFMLVYDYLENGSLDKRLFDCDETKTLNYQERLRILKDVASGVLYLHEGWESKVLHRDIKSSNVLLDKDMTAKLGDFGLARMHSHGQVASTTRVVGTVGYLAPEVVRTGRASAQTDVFGFGVLILEVMCGRRPIEEGKQPLVEFIWQKMMQEQLLTVLDPRLNGELELDKEEVERVLHLGLLCAYPDASVRPTMRQVVKILEGKNENENNENEDIDAYLLENMNSKEMWLNYSDCLGYSSHPTFEALRQTQSSSAISLSWSDNSGIVEGRFSEIDTVSETDGDVGTNEIQDNVNLRLMVRN from the exons ATGAAAAATCTCAAGAACCCATATTTTTTCGTAGTTTTTATTGTAATTTCTTGTTTTCAAGAACCCATTTTCGCCACAGAATTTGTTTTTAATGGGTTCAATTCAACTAATCTCCTTAACTACGGATACGCAACAATCGAGTCTAAAATTCTTTCACTTACTAACAACACTCCGTTCATCATCGGCCGTTCTTTATACCAATCAAGAATCCAAACCAAAGATCCAAACTCCTCCCATGTCTTACCTTTTTCAACTTCTTTCATATTCTCTATGGCCCCGTACAAGAATGTTCTCCCGGGCCACGGCTTAGTCTTCATTTTCACACCTAACACCGGCATACAAGGCACAACCGCCGCTCAGAATTTAGGCTTATTTAACCGGACAAACGACGGCCATCCGAGTAACCATGTGTTCGGAGTCGAGTTTGATGTTTTTGCTAACCAAGAATTCAATGATATGAATGATAATCATGTGGGGGTTAATGTGAATTCTTTGACTTCAAGATTTGCAGCTGATGCAGGCTATTGGGTTGATGGTGACTTGAGTTTCAAGAAACTGAAGCTGAATAACGGTGAGAATTATCAGGTTTGGATTGATTATAAAGATTCTTTGATTAATATAACCATGGCTCCGGCCGGTTTGAGAAGGCCTCGTAAGCCTTTGTTGAATGTTTCTGTTGATCTTACTGATGTTTTTGTGGAGAATATGTATGTGGGGTTTACTTCAGCAACTGGGAGGCTTGTTCAAAGTCATAAGATTTTAGGTTGGAGTTTTAGTAATACAAATTCTTCAATTGGTGAGAGGTTAATTGCAGTTGGCTTACCATCGTTTGTTCTTCCAAAAGCTTCTGTTTTTGAGTCTAAAGGGTTTATTGCAGGGGTTACAGTTGGGAGTTTTGTCTGTGTTGTGTTGATTGTTTTGATTATATTGTTTTTTGTTAGAAGGAAGATGAAGAGGGATAGAGAAAAAGCTGACATGGAGGAGTGGGAGTTGGAGTATTGGCCACATAGGATTACATATCAGGAGATTGAGACAGCAACTAAGGGATTTAGTGAAGAGAATGTGATTGGAATTGGAGGAAATGGTAAGGTTTATAAGGGTGTTTTGCCTGGTGGAAGTGAGGTGGCAGTGAAGAGAATTTCTCATGAGAATGATGGAATGAGAGAGTTTCTTGCAGAGATTTCAAGTCTTGGAAGATTGAAGCACAGGAATTTAGTCGGATTGAGAGGTTGGTGTAAGAGAGACAAAGGAAATTTCATGTTAGTTTATGATTATTTAGAGAATGGAAGTTTAGATAAAAGGTTATTTGATTGTGATGAAACTAAAACCTTAAATTATCAAGAAAGATTGAGAATTTTGAAGGATGTAGCTTCAGGAGTGTTGTATCTACATGAGGGATGGGAATCTAAAGTGCTGCACAGAGACATTAAGTCCAGCAATGTGTTACTCGACAAGGATATGACCGCGAAATTAGGCGATTTCGGGTTAGCTAGAATGCATAGCCATGGTCAGGTGGCTAGCACCACAAGGGTGGTTGGAACCGTAGGGTACTTAGCGCCTGAGGTGGTCCGAACTGGCAGAGCATCGGCGCAAACGGACGTGTTCGGATTCGGAGTCTTGATTTTAGAAGTAATGTGTGGGAGGAGACCTATAGAAGAAGGAAAACAGCCTTTGGTTGAGTTTATATGGCAGAAAATGATGCAAGAGCAATTACTGACAGTTCTTGATCCGCGGTTAAACGGAGAATTAGAGCTTGATAAGGAAGAAGTAGAGAGAGTGTTACATTTAGGACTATTATGTGCATATCCTGATGCTAGTGTGAGACCAACAATGAGACAAGTTGTGAAGATTTTGGAAGGTAAAAATGAGAATGAAAACAATGAAAATGAAGATATTGATGCTTATTTGCTAGAGAATATGAATTCTAAAGAAATGTGGTTGAATTATTCAGATTGTTTAGGATATTCATCACATCCAACATTTGAAGCTCTCAGACAAACACAATCATCATCAGCAATCTCACTTTCTTGGAGTGATAATAGTGGTATAGTTGAGGGTAG ATTTTCGGAGATCGACACGGTTAGCGAGACGGATGGAGATGTTGGGACAAATGAGATTCAAGACAATGTAAATTTGAGATTGATGGTGAGAAATTAG